A genomic region of Platichthys flesus chromosome 4, fPlaFle2.1, whole genome shotgun sequence contains the following coding sequences:
- the thyn1 gene encoding thymocyte nuclear protein 1: MPPKKKAGVATRSAKSEKAEESETASSGGKRKAVKESSESPDSPEFSCWLMKSEPDSRFENGIDVKFGIEDLKALPDQTGCWDGVRNYQARNFMRQMKEGQSAFFYHSNCKEPGIAGIMKIVKEAYVDHTQFDKKDVHYDAGSKPDNPKWSMVDVQYQRMLKRYLPLSELKKYHLQQRAKGGPLKDMALFTRARLSVQPLTTEEFDFVLSLEDKEPL; encoded by the exons ATGCCACCAAAGAAAAAGGCCGGAGTGGCTACAAGATCAGCAAAGTCAG AGAAAGCAGAAGAAAGTGAAACAGCCTCATCTGGTGGGAAGAGGAAGGCGGTAAAGGAGAGCTCGGAGTCACCTGATTCCCCAGAGTTCAGTTGCTGGCTCATGAAGTCTGAGCCCGACAGCCGCTTTGAGAATGGCATTGATGTGAAG TTTGGGATCGAGGATCTGAAGGCTCTGCCCGATCAGACCGGCTGCTGGGATGGGGTCCGCAATTATCAG GCACGCAACTTTATGAGGCAGATGAAAGAGGGACAGTCGGCCTTCTTTTATCACAGCAACTGTAAGGAACCGGGGATTGCAGGAATCATGAAA aTTGTGAAGGAAGCTTATGTGGACCACACTCAGTTTGACAAGAAAGATGTCCATTACGATGCAGGCAGCAAACCAGACAACCCAAAGTGGAGCATG GTCGACGTCCAGTATCAAAGAATGCTGAAGCGTTATCTTCCTCTGTCTGAGCTGAAAAAATACCACCTGCAGCAACGCGCCAAGGGAGGGCCTCTGAAGGACATGGCTCTCTTTACAAGGGCCAGGCTCTCTGTGCAGCCCCTCACCACTG AGGAGTTTGACTTTGTCCTGAGTTTGGAGGACAAGGAGCCACTGTGA
- the postnb gene encoding periostin, osteoblast specific factor b isoform X2 translates to MKLLFVAAFALVVLSTLDRADSSAYDKIVAHSRIRARKEGPNVCALQQVMGTKKKYFSTCRNWYQGAICGKKAMVLYECCPGYMKMEGSRGCPAVAPIDHVYGTLGLVKATSTQNYADISKLRPEIEGPGSFTLFAPSNDAWEKLDETVRSALVSNVNIELYNALHYHMVNKRLLTKDLRNGLVVPSMYNDLGLLINHYSNGVVTVNCARLIYANQVATNGVVHVVDRVISAVGNTIQDVIEVDDELTTLSDVAHSAGMLEKLGQPGHYTLFAPTNAAFESLGTDVLERLQSDKQAIQALLSFHLLDSVQCSEAIMAGSSYETLEGNSIEIGCDGESLTVNGVKMVLKKDIVTTNGVIHLIDKVLMPDSAKQVMELVGSSQSTFGDMVSELGLSAAMRPEAEYTLLAPLNAAFTDEVMFMDQRLLKIILESHILKQKIVLGQLYNGQRLETIGGKFLRVFIYRTAVCIENSCLIRGSKEGSNGALHLMRTLLRPAEKTMFEILTEKGGFSIFLSLMETAGLSDLLRQEGDFTLFAPSDEAFAGLSERDMSLLKGDMNALRTILLYHVSNGVFIGGGLETGVTNLLKSLQGSNLRLMFANSSMLVNSVQVPESDVMATNGVVHFVNQVLYPGDIPVGSQDFLMLLKRLITYMQIRYISGYKYQEIPLTFMKRIITRVGQEVPQVTKVTRVIEGQPSVTKVTRVIEGQPSVTKVTRFIEGQATNTKVTRVIEGAPTVTKVTRVLTGPQYSASSGSTNIALEGDFSELDSDKLTQIIQAGSRRRGRD, encoded by the exons ATGAAGCTCCTTTTCGTGGCTGCCTTTGCACTCGTGGTGCTGTCGACGTTGGACCGGGCTGACTCCTCGGCTTATGACAAAATAGTCGCCCACAGTCGCATCCGGGCGAGAAAAGAGGG ACCCAATGTCTGCGCTCTCCAGCAAGTCATGGGCACCAAGAAGAAGTACTTCAGCACTTGCCGTAATTGGTACCAGGGGGCCATCTGTGGAAAGAAAGC GATGGTGCTTTACGAGTGCTGCCCCGGGTACATGAAGATGGAGGGCTCACGCGGTTGCCCCGCAG TGGCTCCTATTGACCATGTGTATGGCACCTTGGGTCTGGTGAAAGCCACCTCCACCCAGAATTACGCCGACATTTCCAAGCTGAGGCCCGAGATCGAGGGACCCGGGTCTTTCACCCTCTTTGCCCCGAGCAACGACGCCTGGGAGAAATTGGACGAG ACGGTGAGGAGTGCACTGGTCAGCAACGTCAACATCGAGCTGTACAACGCGCTGCATTACCACATGGTCAACAAACGCCTCCTAACCAAAGATTTAAGGAACGGATTGGTGGTCCCCTCCATGTACAATGACCTCGGTCTCCTTATTAACCATTACTCCAACGGG GTGGTGACAGTGAACTGCGCCAGGCTGATCTACGCCAACCAGGTCGCCACCAACGGAGTCGTGCACGTCGTCGACCGCGTGATCAGCGCGGTAGGAAACACCATTCAGGACGTGATCGAGGTTGATGACGAACTGACAACCCTGAGC GATGTGGCTCATAGCGCCGGGATGCTGGAGAAGCTGGGCCAGCCAGGACATTACACTCTCTTTGCCCCCACCAACGCAGCCTTCGAGAGCCTCGGCACCGACGTGCTGGAGAGACTTCAGAGCGACAAGCAGGCCATTCAAG CTCTTCTGAGCTTCCACCTGCTGGACTCCGTGCAGTGCTCTGAGGCCATCATGGCCGGCAGCTCCTACGAGACTCTGGAGGGCAACAGCATCGAGATCGGCTGTGACGGTGAAAGTCTGACTGTCAACGGTGTCAAGATGGTGCTCAAGAAGGACATCGTCACCACCAACGGTGTCATCCACCTCATCGACAAAGTGCTCATGCCAGACTCAG CCAAGCAGGTGATGGAACTGGTGGGAAGTTCCCAGTCGACCTTCGGCGATATGGTGTCTGAGCTGGGCCTTTCCGCCGCCATGAGACCTGAGGCTGAGTACACGCTGCTGGCTCCTCTCAACGCTGCCTTCACTG ATGAGGTGATGTTCATGGACCAGAGGCTGCTCAAGATTATTCTGGAGAGTCACATCCTGAAGCAGAAGATCGTCCTGGGACAGCTGTACAACGGCCAGCGGCTGGAGACCATCGGGGGGAAATTCCTGCGAGTCTTCATCTATCGCACG GCTGTGTGCATTGAGAATTCCTGTCTGATCAGGGGAAGCAAGGAAGGAAGCAACGGGGCCCTTCATCTCATGAGGACTCTGTTGAGGCCGGCTGAAAAAACCATGTTTGAGATTCTGACGGAAAAAGGAGGGTTCTC GATCTTCTTGTCTCTCATGGAAACTGCCGGCTTGAGCGACCTGCTGAGACAGGAGGGAGACTTCACCCTGTTCGCCCCGAGCGACGAGGCCTTCGCTGGTCTGAGCGAGAGGGACATGTCCCTGTTGAAGG gCGACATGAACGCTCTCAGAACCATCCTTCTGTACCACGTCAGCAACGGGGTGTTCATCGGCGGCGGTCTGGAGACCGGGGTGACGAACCTCCTCAAGTCCCTGCAGGGCAGTAACCTCAGATTGATGTTT GCAAACAGCAGCATGCTTGTGAATTCTGTCCAAGTCCCCGAGTCTGATGTCATGGCTACAAACGGAGTCGTTCACTTCGTCAACCAAGTTTTGTATCCCGGAG ATATCCCAGTGGGAAGCCAAGATTTCCTGATGCTGTTGAAGAGGCTCATCACCTACATGCAAATCAGG TACATTTCCGGATACAAATATCAGGAGATTCCCCTCACCTTCATGA AGAGGATCATCACTCGCGTCGGCCAGGAAG TTCCCCAGGTGACCAAAGTGACTCGGGTCATCGAAGGCCAGCCCTCCGTCACCAAGGTCACCAGGGTCATCGAAGGCCAGCCCTCCGTCACCAAGGTCACAAGGTTCATTGAAGGCCAGGCCACCAACACAAAGGTCACCAGGGTCATCGAGGGAGCCCCGACCGTGACCAAAGTCACCAGGGTTCTCACAG GCCCTCAGTACTCAGCCAGCAGTGGCAGCACCAACATCGCACTAGAAG GAGACTTCTCAGAACTCGACAGCGATAAACTTACCCAAATCATCCAAG ctggcagcaggaggagaggaagggactGA
- the postnb gene encoding periostin, osteoblast specific factor b isoform X1 encodes MKLLFVAAFALVVLSTLDRADSSAYDKIVAHSRIRARKEGPNVCALQQVMGTKKKYFSTCRNWYQGAICGKKAMVLYECCPGYMKMEGSRGCPAVAPIDHVYGTLGLVKATSTQNYADISKLRPEIEGPGSFTLFAPSNDAWEKLDETVRSALVSNVNIELYNALHYHMVNKRLLTKDLRNGLVVPSMYNDLGLLINHYSNGVVTVNCARLIYANQVATNGVVHVVDRVISAVGNTIQDVIEVDDELTTLSDVAHSAGMLEKLGQPGHYTLFAPTNAAFESLGTDVLERLQSDKQAIQALLSFHLLDSVQCSEAIMAGSSYETLEGNSIEIGCDGESLTVNGVKMVLKKDIVTTNGVIHLIDKVLMPDSAKQVMELVGSSQSTFGDMVSELGLSAAMRPEAEYTLLAPLNAAFTDEVMFMDQRLLKIILESHILKQKIVLGQLYNGQRLETIGGKFLRVFIYRTAVCIENSCLIRGSKEGSNGALHLMRTLLRPAEKTMFEILTEKGGFSIFLSLMETAGLSDLLRQEGDFTLFAPSDEAFAGLSERDMSLLKGDMNALRTILLYHVSNGVFIGGGLETGVTNLLKSLQGSNLRLMFANSSMLVNSVQVPESDVMATNGVVHFVNQVLYPGDIPVGSQDFLMLLKRLITYMQIRYISGYKYQEIPLTFMKRIITRVGQEVPQVTKVTRVIEGQPSVTKVTRVIEGQPSVTKVTRFIEGQATNTKVTRVIEGAPTVTKVTRVLTGPQYSASSGSTNIALEGDFSELDSDKLTQIIQEGGSRRTGSRVIAGSRRRGRD; translated from the exons ATGAAGCTCCTTTTCGTGGCTGCCTTTGCACTCGTGGTGCTGTCGACGTTGGACCGGGCTGACTCCTCGGCTTATGACAAAATAGTCGCCCACAGTCGCATCCGGGCGAGAAAAGAGGG ACCCAATGTCTGCGCTCTCCAGCAAGTCATGGGCACCAAGAAGAAGTACTTCAGCACTTGCCGTAATTGGTACCAGGGGGCCATCTGTGGAAAGAAAGC GATGGTGCTTTACGAGTGCTGCCCCGGGTACATGAAGATGGAGGGCTCACGCGGTTGCCCCGCAG TGGCTCCTATTGACCATGTGTATGGCACCTTGGGTCTGGTGAAAGCCACCTCCACCCAGAATTACGCCGACATTTCCAAGCTGAGGCCCGAGATCGAGGGACCCGGGTCTTTCACCCTCTTTGCCCCGAGCAACGACGCCTGGGAGAAATTGGACGAG ACGGTGAGGAGTGCACTGGTCAGCAACGTCAACATCGAGCTGTACAACGCGCTGCATTACCACATGGTCAACAAACGCCTCCTAACCAAAGATTTAAGGAACGGATTGGTGGTCCCCTCCATGTACAATGACCTCGGTCTCCTTATTAACCATTACTCCAACGGG GTGGTGACAGTGAACTGCGCCAGGCTGATCTACGCCAACCAGGTCGCCACCAACGGAGTCGTGCACGTCGTCGACCGCGTGATCAGCGCGGTAGGAAACACCATTCAGGACGTGATCGAGGTTGATGACGAACTGACAACCCTGAGC GATGTGGCTCATAGCGCCGGGATGCTGGAGAAGCTGGGCCAGCCAGGACATTACACTCTCTTTGCCCCCACCAACGCAGCCTTCGAGAGCCTCGGCACCGACGTGCTGGAGAGACTTCAGAGCGACAAGCAGGCCATTCAAG CTCTTCTGAGCTTCCACCTGCTGGACTCCGTGCAGTGCTCTGAGGCCATCATGGCCGGCAGCTCCTACGAGACTCTGGAGGGCAACAGCATCGAGATCGGCTGTGACGGTGAAAGTCTGACTGTCAACGGTGTCAAGATGGTGCTCAAGAAGGACATCGTCACCACCAACGGTGTCATCCACCTCATCGACAAAGTGCTCATGCCAGACTCAG CCAAGCAGGTGATGGAACTGGTGGGAAGTTCCCAGTCGACCTTCGGCGATATGGTGTCTGAGCTGGGCCTTTCCGCCGCCATGAGACCTGAGGCTGAGTACACGCTGCTGGCTCCTCTCAACGCTGCCTTCACTG ATGAGGTGATGTTCATGGACCAGAGGCTGCTCAAGATTATTCTGGAGAGTCACATCCTGAAGCAGAAGATCGTCCTGGGACAGCTGTACAACGGCCAGCGGCTGGAGACCATCGGGGGGAAATTCCTGCGAGTCTTCATCTATCGCACG GCTGTGTGCATTGAGAATTCCTGTCTGATCAGGGGAAGCAAGGAAGGAAGCAACGGGGCCCTTCATCTCATGAGGACTCTGTTGAGGCCGGCTGAAAAAACCATGTTTGAGATTCTGACGGAAAAAGGAGGGTTCTC GATCTTCTTGTCTCTCATGGAAACTGCCGGCTTGAGCGACCTGCTGAGACAGGAGGGAGACTTCACCCTGTTCGCCCCGAGCGACGAGGCCTTCGCTGGTCTGAGCGAGAGGGACATGTCCCTGTTGAAGG gCGACATGAACGCTCTCAGAACCATCCTTCTGTACCACGTCAGCAACGGGGTGTTCATCGGCGGCGGTCTGGAGACCGGGGTGACGAACCTCCTCAAGTCCCTGCAGGGCAGTAACCTCAGATTGATGTTT GCAAACAGCAGCATGCTTGTGAATTCTGTCCAAGTCCCCGAGTCTGATGTCATGGCTACAAACGGAGTCGTTCACTTCGTCAACCAAGTTTTGTATCCCGGAG ATATCCCAGTGGGAAGCCAAGATTTCCTGATGCTGTTGAAGAGGCTCATCACCTACATGCAAATCAGG TACATTTCCGGATACAAATATCAGGAGATTCCCCTCACCTTCATGA AGAGGATCATCACTCGCGTCGGCCAGGAAG TTCCCCAGGTGACCAAAGTGACTCGGGTCATCGAAGGCCAGCCCTCCGTCACCAAGGTCACCAGGGTCATCGAAGGCCAGCCCTCCGTCACCAAGGTCACAAGGTTCATTGAAGGCCAGGCCACCAACACAAAGGTCACCAGGGTCATCGAGGGAGCCCCGACCGTGACCAAAGTCACCAGGGTTCTCACAG GCCCTCAGTACTCAGCCAGCAGTGGCAGCACCAACATCGCACTAGAAG GAGACTTCTCAGAACTCGACAGCGATAAACTTACCCAAATCATCCAAG AAGGTGGTTCACGAAGAACTGGCAGCAGAGTTATAG ctggcagcaggaggagaggaagggactGA
- the LOC133952211 gene encoding short transient receptor potential channel 4-like isoform X1 — MSQLYYGKTEGSLYRDSIPLRVVRAESELSSLEKAYLLAVDKGDYASVKEDLEDAEIYFRININCIDPLGRTALLIAIENENLEIIELLLSYNVYVGDALLHAIRKEVVGAVELLVNHKRSGDKKVPPILRDKQFSDFTPDITPIILAAHTNNYEIIKLLVQRGVSIPQPHNVRCNCVECVSSSDVDVLRQSRSRLNIYKALASPSLIALSSEDPFLTAFQLSWELKELSNVENEFKAEYEELSRICKQFAKDLLDQTRSSKELETILNYRDDINPLLDDNNDLARLKLAIKYSQKEFIAQPNCQQLLASRWYDQFPGWRRRHWAAKFLTCIFIGLLFPLLSLFYLISPKSFYGLFIRRPFIKFICHTASYLTFLFLLFLASQHISYSQKDCQGPPPTIVEWMILPWVLGFIWMEIKQMWDNGFQDYMDDWWNLVDFIMNSLYLATISLKLVAYKKYRGPKPRDQWEMWHPTLVAEALFAIANIFSSLRLICLFTANSHLGPLQISLGRMLLDILKFLFIYCLVLLAFANGLNQLYFYYETELPCKGIRCEKQNNAFSTLFETLQSLFWSVFGLISLYVTDMGPDHQFTEFVGSTMFGTYNVISQIVLLNMLIAMMNNSYQHIADHADIEWKFARTKLWMSYFEEGGTLPSPFNIIPSPKSVFYLMRWIKKFLFRRQSKRMHDTFETLGRRAAKSVRSNHQYQEVLRNLVKRYVARLIRDAKTAEGLTEENFKELKQDISSFRYEVLGLMKGKSQGRVSSALAYPGNPFKYSPKFPIDEPERKQSMFEVVITAQQSGASNTIGSDRLFNGAALLSPAGQTQDELSKDVSDEGSHNFENISSSPKDSLGSGSKMLLQIEKGFQIRQKRKKLPGPQDSDQDP; from the exons atgtcACAGCTGTATTACGGCAAAACTGAAGGCTCCTTGTACAGGGACAGCATCCCCCTGCGGGTCGTGAGGGCCGAGTCCGAGCTCTCGTCCCTGGAGAAGGCCTACCTGTTGGCAGTCGATAAGGGGGACTACGCCAGCGTGAAAGAGGACCTGGAGGATGCCGAGATTTATTTCAGGATCAACATTAACTGCATCGACCCCCTTGGACGCACGGCCTTACTCATCGCCATCGAGAACGAGAACCTGGAGATCATCGAGCTGCTGCTCAGCTATAACGTGTACGTGGGGGATGCCCTGCTGCACGCCATCCGCAAAGAGGTGGTGGGCGCCGTGGAGCTGCTGGTCAATCACAAGAGGAGTGGGGACAAAAAG GTTCCACCAATCCTGCGAGACAAGCAGTTTTCAGACTTCACCCCGGACATCACTCCGATCATCCTCGCAGCCCACACCAACAACTATGAGATCATCAAACTGCTGGTGCAGCGAGGAGTCTCCATCCCTCAGCCGCACAACGTACGCTGCAACTGCGTGGAGTGCGTCTCCAGCTCCGACGTGGACGTCCTGCGTCAATCTCGCTCCCGTCTGAACATCTACAAGGCCCTCGCCAGCCCGTCCCTCATCGCCCTCTCCAGTGAGGATCCCTTCCTCACGGCTTTCCAGCTCAGCTGGGAGCTGAAGGAGCTCAGCAATGTGGAGAACGAGTTCAAGGCGGAGTACGAGGAACTCTCCCGTATTTGTAAACAATTTGCAAAAGACCTCCTGGATCAAACCCGGAGCTCTAAAGAGTTGGAGACAATCCTCAACTACCGAGACGACATCAATCCCCTGCTGGATGACAACAATGACCTGGCACGTCTTAAACTGGCTATCAAATACAGCCAGAAAGAG tttATCGCGCAGCCCAACTGTCAGCAGCTGCTGGCGTCTCGGTGGTACGATCAGTTCCCCGGCTGGAGGCGGCGTCACTGGGCGGCAAAGTTCCTCACCTGCATCTTCATCGGCCTCCTGTTTCCGCTGCTGTCCCTCTTCTACCTGATCTCTCCAAAGAGCTTCTATGGCTTATTCATCCGCAGGCCTTTCATCAAGTTCATCTGTCACACCGCCTCCTACCtgaccttcctcttcctgctcttcttGGCCTCGCAGCACATATCCTACTCGCAGAAGGACTGTCAGGGCCCACCACCCACCATCGTGGAGTGGATGATCCTGCCTTGGGTGCTCG GTTTTATATGGATGGAGATCAAACAGATGTGGGATAATGGTTTCCAGGACTACATGGACGACTGGTGGAACCTCGTGGACTTCATAATGAACTCCCTGTATCTCGCAACCATTTCTCTGAAGCTCGTTGCCTATAAAAAG TACAGGGGGCCCAAACCCAGAGACCAGTGGGAAATGTGGCACCCGACTCTGGTGGCAGAGGCCTTGTTCGCCATCGCCAACATCTTCAGCTCATTGCGCCTCATCTGCCTTTTCACTGCCAACTCCCATCTGGGGCCCTTACAGATCTCGCTGGGTCGAATGCTCCTGGACATCCTCAAGTTCCTCTTCATCTACTGCCTGGTGCTTTTAGCCTTCGCCAACGGCCTCAACCAGCTGTACTTTTACTATGAAACAGAACTGCCGTGCAAGGGGATTCGCTGCGAAAAACAGAACAATGCCTTCTCAAC GCTGTTCGAGACGCTTCAGTCGTTATTTTGGTCCGTGTTTGGCCTGATTAGCCTCTACGTGACCGATATGGGTCCGGATCATCAATTCACTGAGTTTGTGGGCAGCACCATGTTCGGCACATACAACGTGATCTCCCAGATCGTGCTTCTGAACATGCTCATCGCGATGATGAACAACTCCTACCAGCACATAGCT gATCATGCTGATATAGAATGGAAATTCGCAAGAACAAAATTATGGATGAGCTACTTTGAAGAAGGGGGGACTTTGCCGTCTCCGTTTAACATAATACCCAGTCCGAAGTCAGTTTTTTATCTGATGAGATGGATAAAGAAATTCTTATTCAGGAGACAAAGCAAGAGAATGCATGATACCTTCGAAACATTGGGG AGACGCGCGGCTAAAAGTGTAAGATCAAACCATCAGTACCAG GAGGTTTTAAGGAACCTTGTGAAGCGATATGTCGCTCGGCTGATCAGAGACGCCAAGACAGCGGAAGGTTTGACGGAAGAGAACTTTAAG GAGCTGAAGCAGGATATCTCCAGCTTCCGCTATGAAGTCCTGGGATTGATGAAGGGTAAATCTCAGGGAAGGGTAAGCTCCGCCTTGGCCTATCCTGGAAACCCGTTCAAATATTCTCCCAAATTCCCCATTGATGAGCCGGAACGGAAGCAGAGCATGTTTGAAGTGGTCATCACCGCCCAACAGAGCGGAGCTTCCAACACCATCGGCTCTGACAGGCTTTTCAACGGTGCGGCTCTTCTGTCCCCTGCGGGACAGACTCAGGACGAGCTGTCCAAGGATGTCTCAGACGAGGGGTCTCATAACTTTGAAAACATATCATCGTCACCGAAAGATTCACTGGGATCTGGGAGCAAAATGCTACTTCAGATTGAGAAAGGCTTCCAGATAAggcagaagagaaaaaaactgcCTGGTCCCCAAGATTctgatcaagatccatga
- the LOC133952211 gene encoding short transient receptor potential channel 4-like isoform X2, with protein MSQLYYGKTEGSLYRDSIPLRVVRAESELSSLEKAYLLAVDKGDYASVKEDLEDAEIYFRININCIDPLGRTALLIAIENENLEIIELLLSYNVYVGDALLHAIRKEVVGAVELLVNHKRSGDKKVPPILRDKQFSDFTPDITPIILAAHTNNYEIIKLLVQRGVSIPQPHNVRCNCVECVSSSDVDVLRQSRSRLNIYKALASPSLIALSSEDPFLTAFQLSWELKELSNVENEFKAEYEELSRICKQFAKDLLDQTRSSKELETILNYRDDINPLLDDNNDLARLKLAIKYSQKEFIAQPNCQQLLASRWYDQFPGWRRRHWAAKFLTCIFIGLLFPLLSLFYLISPKSFYGLFIRRPFIKFICHTASYLTFLFLLFLASQHISYSQKDCQGPPPTIVEWMILPWVLGFIWMEIKQMWDNGFQDYMDDWWNLVDFIMNSLYLATISLKLVAYKKYRGPKPRDQWEMWHPTLVAEALFAIANIFSSLRLICLFTANSHLGPLQISLGRMLLDILKFLFIYCLVLLAFANGLNQLYFYYETELPCKGIRCEKQNNAFSTLFETLQSLFWSVFGLISLYVTDMGPDHQFTEFVGSTMFGTYNVISQIVLLNMLIAMMNNSYQHIARRAAKSVRSNHQYQEVLRNLVKRYVARLIRDAKTAEGLTEENFKELKQDISSFRYEVLGLMKGKSQGRVSSALAYPGNPFKYSPKFPIDEPERKQSMFEVVITAQQSGASNTIGSDRLFNGAALLSPAGQTQDELSKDVSDEGSHNFENISSSPKDSLGSGSKMLLQIEKGFQIRQKRKKLPGPQDSDQDP; from the exons atgtcACAGCTGTATTACGGCAAAACTGAAGGCTCCTTGTACAGGGACAGCATCCCCCTGCGGGTCGTGAGGGCCGAGTCCGAGCTCTCGTCCCTGGAGAAGGCCTACCTGTTGGCAGTCGATAAGGGGGACTACGCCAGCGTGAAAGAGGACCTGGAGGATGCCGAGATTTATTTCAGGATCAACATTAACTGCATCGACCCCCTTGGACGCACGGCCTTACTCATCGCCATCGAGAACGAGAACCTGGAGATCATCGAGCTGCTGCTCAGCTATAACGTGTACGTGGGGGATGCCCTGCTGCACGCCATCCGCAAAGAGGTGGTGGGCGCCGTGGAGCTGCTGGTCAATCACAAGAGGAGTGGGGACAAAAAG GTTCCACCAATCCTGCGAGACAAGCAGTTTTCAGACTTCACCCCGGACATCACTCCGATCATCCTCGCAGCCCACACCAACAACTATGAGATCATCAAACTGCTGGTGCAGCGAGGAGTCTCCATCCCTCAGCCGCACAACGTACGCTGCAACTGCGTGGAGTGCGTCTCCAGCTCCGACGTGGACGTCCTGCGTCAATCTCGCTCCCGTCTGAACATCTACAAGGCCCTCGCCAGCCCGTCCCTCATCGCCCTCTCCAGTGAGGATCCCTTCCTCACGGCTTTCCAGCTCAGCTGGGAGCTGAAGGAGCTCAGCAATGTGGAGAACGAGTTCAAGGCGGAGTACGAGGAACTCTCCCGTATTTGTAAACAATTTGCAAAAGACCTCCTGGATCAAACCCGGAGCTCTAAAGAGTTGGAGACAATCCTCAACTACCGAGACGACATCAATCCCCTGCTGGATGACAACAATGACCTGGCACGTCTTAAACTGGCTATCAAATACAGCCAGAAAGAG tttATCGCGCAGCCCAACTGTCAGCAGCTGCTGGCGTCTCGGTGGTACGATCAGTTCCCCGGCTGGAGGCGGCGTCACTGGGCGGCAAAGTTCCTCACCTGCATCTTCATCGGCCTCCTGTTTCCGCTGCTGTCCCTCTTCTACCTGATCTCTCCAAAGAGCTTCTATGGCTTATTCATCCGCAGGCCTTTCATCAAGTTCATCTGTCACACCGCCTCCTACCtgaccttcctcttcctgctcttcttGGCCTCGCAGCACATATCCTACTCGCAGAAGGACTGTCAGGGCCCACCACCCACCATCGTGGAGTGGATGATCCTGCCTTGGGTGCTCG GTTTTATATGGATGGAGATCAAACAGATGTGGGATAATGGTTTCCAGGACTACATGGACGACTGGTGGAACCTCGTGGACTTCATAATGAACTCCCTGTATCTCGCAACCATTTCTCTGAAGCTCGTTGCCTATAAAAAG TACAGGGGGCCCAAACCCAGAGACCAGTGGGAAATGTGGCACCCGACTCTGGTGGCAGAGGCCTTGTTCGCCATCGCCAACATCTTCAGCTCATTGCGCCTCATCTGCCTTTTCACTGCCAACTCCCATCTGGGGCCCTTACAGATCTCGCTGGGTCGAATGCTCCTGGACATCCTCAAGTTCCTCTTCATCTACTGCCTGGTGCTTTTAGCCTTCGCCAACGGCCTCAACCAGCTGTACTTTTACTATGAAACAGAACTGCCGTGCAAGGGGATTCGCTGCGAAAAACAGAACAATGCCTTCTCAAC GCTGTTCGAGACGCTTCAGTCGTTATTTTGGTCCGTGTTTGGCCTGATTAGCCTCTACGTGACCGATATGGGTCCGGATCATCAATTCACTGAGTTTGTGGGCAGCACCATGTTCGGCACATACAACGTGATCTCCCAGATCGTGCTTCTGAACATGCTCATCGCGATGATGAACAACTCCTACCAGCACATAGCT AGACGCGCGGCTAAAAGTGTAAGATCAAACCATCAGTACCAG GAGGTTTTAAGGAACCTTGTGAAGCGATATGTCGCTCGGCTGATCAGAGACGCCAAGACAGCGGAAGGTTTGACGGAAGAGAACTTTAAG GAGCTGAAGCAGGATATCTCCAGCTTCCGCTATGAAGTCCTGGGATTGATGAAGGGTAAATCTCAGGGAAGGGTAAGCTCCGCCTTGGCCTATCCTGGAAACCCGTTCAAATATTCTCCCAAATTCCCCATTGATGAGCCGGAACGGAAGCAGAGCATGTTTGAAGTGGTCATCACCGCCCAACAGAGCGGAGCTTCCAACACCATCGGCTCTGACAGGCTTTTCAACGGTGCGGCTCTTCTGTCCCCTGCGGGACAGACTCAGGACGAGCTGTCCAAGGATGTCTCAGACGAGGGGTCTCATAACTTTGAAAACATATCATCGTCACCGAAAGATTCACTGGGATCTGGGAGCAAAATGCTACTTCAGATTGAGAAAGGCTTCCAGATAAggcagaagagaaaaaaactgcCTGGTCCCCAAGATTctgatcaagatccatga